The Anolis carolinensis isolate JA03-04 chromosome 2, rAnoCar3.1.pri, whole genome shotgun sequence genome contains the following window.
TGGATTTAAACAACCATGTTTTCTGGGTTAAATTTAAGAGGCtcattaatacatattaacaatAGAAAGATGTTACACTTAGGTAATCCCAATCCCCTCTCCCTGTTGTCTTTCTTGTGATACTTGCCTTTTTTGCATCCAGATTATCACAGAgcaacattttatataaaatatgtatttccTATAATATTTCAAGGTTTTCATTTCACTTCCATTTTAATTAACATCATAAAGAATGCTGTAAAAATAATTGTTTCCTGCACATCTTTTGCATGCCTGTTCAGATTTATGTCCCATTTTGATTTAATTAGAGTTTAGTGTCAGGAAAGTGTGTTTATCATCATACTTTAGGATGTAAAGTTGCAGGCCTATAACCTGAGAGTGAGTGCTATTCAATGAAGTATCCAgacaggccccttctatgctaccctatatcccaggatctgatcccagattatctggcagtggagatttatataatccagtttaaagtagataacctgggatcagatcctgggatgtaaggacagtgtagaaggggcaacaCTTGCTTTGTTAGTGGAAGAAGGATCTGTTTTCACACTTCTCCTTTTACTTTGATCAGTTTGCTTTATTTGACAGGAGCAGGGCTTTTTGCAGGCCTGACAGAACCTCGCTATGTAGACAAGTTTGGATTCCATACAGTTACCTGCTGTGGTTATATATCTCAGGTGAGTTCCAGCTTTGCATATCAAATGTAGAAATAATGTCATACAATGCATAAATAATAGATATACGTTAATTCATAAGTACTACAGCTGATTATTTGAAATCtagttatttcattttttttactgagCATTAGCAGGAACTTCTGTTTTGAAataacaaagggtgcatctacactgcaggattaatccagtttgaaactATTTTAGCTGCTATTGCTGAatattatggaatcttgggatttgtagtttggtaaggagccagcactctttggcagaaaaggataaagatgttgtaaaactgcaactttaTGGTTTCACGAGCCCTGACTGTCagggacagaacgccaccaaataaagttcaacacggtttattaaagttacagaactaaaaatgcccgtaagaaacaaaagactaggcaaacacttgccttcagtgtgaaaagatacaaaaagactccgctgatactaaaagcggttcgaaagataaaccggattaaacaggagtttaatccgggttaaaccaaaaatgcttacttcagcctagcactttaaacaaacaaaagttgataaacaaagattcaatgaaacacaaataactggtagcagattcctctctgctactcaaaagctacgattgagtaactaagttgttactcctccgtgcaacgagcgaactccgggtccaaacacatcaatcagggcagcaacggtcagcagggtcccaatccggtccgaggtcgaaagccaggtacagacgtctttagttcacaagttccaccgatagccacagaagggatagtccgaggtcgtagtcaatcagtcagtccagcgtcattccagagtaggcaattaatgtccgtcaaaaagacgacggaggtccaagctatcaagattaaacacaagttgcacagaaaaagcccacacagttcctcccgctgtctatgcccagtgtccttggtaacttacgtatttagcaaacgaatcacacctgtcttcaggaagttcccaacaagagcccaagcgttcgtccagattaccttgcccaacgcaatttgccctggattctaaaccccattttatgccagttcacaactcctcatcgctgtcagctgttaccctaattccaggtgcctcatcatcatcctcttcatcagagctaaaacacctttgactatgccccacagcatccccagctgtggatcccgttccatccctccagcccgtccacgggtccgatcctgcaacccgccagtcgcctcccacactatcattgccggtgacacccaaatcctccctcacacgagtccattccatgtcatcctcctcagaactaaccatctcttcctccattccctcggtaaaaccctcaaaggagtcttcgtctgttggttctgcaaataagtcccgcagccgtttcctttctcgctcctcaagagagtctgactcccgaggagtcttacgaccacatctcccagtatcggagccataaggctcaaccataacactgacagttaaagtagtgtgaaactgcattaatcttcTGGTATACATGCACCCAGATTTAAAGCAGAATATGGCAAAGATAAGTCCTCATTACACATCATGTGTATTTCTGCATATGCTATAATGGAAACATCGATGAAGGCGTATTGTCTTCTTTCTTATATGCTTCTTGGTTTACCCAAATAGTATGCTTAGACTCGATGAGGTAACTGATTTATACCATGAGAAAGTTAGTGTTAAATTTGAAGGTGACATTGGCAAGATATATTGTTGGTAAGCCTGGTTTAAATCTGTTTTCTAAGTTATAACCCAGATATAATATTTAGAGCTTAATATCTCTTGCAACATAATtggtaatgtatttagaaacatatctttttgtgtgtatgtgaatatGAATGATATCTGAGTAAAAGTGACATTTGCAAAAGATTTGCCCAACTGACTGAGTGGCTACCAGTTTCAACAGTCAAAGGATATACTACATCATTGCTTCTTAAAATATGGGTCCTGACCCAAATGGTGTCCTCTTAGATCAGTGTTGGGTCTCAAAAAACTTCTGTATGTCACCTTGtcgctgttttagacatttacacgaatctgttgtgcagtgtttacagtagactctacAGAAGATGCTTCAACTATATTTCATGAAAAAGGAAAATTGGCCTGCTTAGCAAGCCTTCcaaatgttgatttgttatcagtaaatgtttgatttttatacctatttcatatacctatatacttggATCACATAAAAATTATTGGGCCAAAATGGATACTGGGTAGAAAAATTTAAGAAGCCATGGCAGTGGTATTAAACTATCAAGGGTTAGAGGATTGCACTAGCTCTTCTGGGAACATTGGGGAGCTATAGACTTAATTCTCCATTCCCAAGTTTTAATTCTTCCTACTCTGGCATGCTTCCTTGAGGACAGTTTCTCCATATATTGGTCCACTGTGGATCATTTTAGAGCTAGGAGAGACTTTTTACTAATAAGAAGTGACCCAAAAATCCGCTTCTTCATTACATCCTATTGGGAAAAAGGTCTCTGTTGGGCCTAAAATGGCCCGAAGGCCAAAAGCAAAAAGAAACAACCCCTTTCTCCCAGGGGctgctgagatttttttttaaaaaagaaatgtttcttaACCACATAAATGGCACAGGTTCGCACGTTTCCCAATGCAGCTCTGTAAAAAGTTTGGGGAATATATTGACCTTTTTATATACAGCTGCCATCATTCTTCACAATTGGTGTTAAATCCAAAAACATCTCAAGGGGCTCCTGTTTCTCAACCATGCTCTATATAGAACTGTTTCcctctatatttttattttataggtAAATGAATGGCAAAGTGACTGGCCCACTTTCTTTGTACGTCACCGGCTCCAAGCCCAAATGGATTTGATTGAGAGAGATTATGGGGACAGAGAAGCAAGAGAATTGTGGACTCAACTAAAGGTACTGAAGAAATGCTAGGATGCCTGATTGCAAAAGCAGAGAGGAGCCAATGTATAAACATCTACATAAGCTAAGATCCACGTGTGCTTGCAATTCAGTCCCTTCAAATTATTTTGACAGATGTTTTTGCTACAGGTGTGATTCTCTCTCTTACATCGCTGCCAGATCTTCTCTGGGTCATAGATGGTTTTGCTTACAAGTACTGTAGTTCCCATACCAGGAGCCTTGGGAGGGCTGACCTTAATAGACCTGCTTTTAATTATCTGAACATCTTTCGAGTGGAATAGTCAATATGTAGGATACAAAGAATAGGACTAGTCATTGTTTCCTGGGAGGCTGGGCCCATATTTTGCCTTGTATTAAACACTTGTGAAGTATATCACCACAGtatgtggccccatctacactgccgtgtaatccatttcaatgcaattaatctgcattctgaaactagattatatggcagtgtagatgaggcctcagtgTGGCTGTGCTACATCAACACTGTTGCCTAAGCATCCTTCTGTATTCATAATTTAGAACTGCTTTTCACTCTTGAGAATAGCTATACATAATTTGCACAGTTCAAAATAACTAACCTTGCTCCCAATTCTGGTTTAATTGAAGAATaactatttatttaatatactgtatatctcACCTTTGTTCTGAATGGGGCCTAGTTACACAAATTATAAGCAAGATACACAAATGAAAACATCTTCAATAACAAAGTTTAAACATTGTTAAATAAGCAACCATATCAAAACACTAGTAATTTAAAGCAATATAAAACCATTTTTTCCTGGTAACAACAGGGTGGGATTCttccccttgtacactgccatataaaatctagatctgctttgaactggattatatggcagtgtagactcatataatccagttcaaagcagatcatgtggattatctgctttgataatctggactatatggcagtgttagAAGGACACTTGTTTTTTCTCTGCTGCTGGCCATTGGATCTCCCAAAACCTGGTCCTGAAGGTTAATTGATCCCTTTTGAATTGGTTTGTGATGGAACACAGAGGAATTTGAGGAGTGGTAGAATTCAGTTAAGCTTCTTTGCCAAGTAGAAGTGGGTTTCTGTTTGGGGAAAACATCTCTGGATTCAAGCATTTCCTCTGTACCTTTCTGCATGATTAGAAGCGTAAAGATCCCTcagccagactacaaatccctagGTTCCCAcagaatgcagcatttttcttcCGATCCCATCAGTTGTGATTTGTGCAAAGATGTAAAGTAAGGTGAAAAAGATTTCCAGGCAATTACAAAATGTATATTAACCTCAATTTATCCATAGTTTGTCAGGCTTAGCCATAAAAGTAGGACAAATTACCATTCTTAACACGTACAATTGCAAAATTCAGGGTTATGTTTGCTTTCCTggctagattttaaaaaaatactttttgtttttctttttgtttatgtttttttacAGCCAAAGATTCCTGAGATGTTTTGCGACCTGGAAATCATTCCTGCTCTCATCCATGGGGACCTCTGGGCAGGAAATGTAGCTGAAGATGACTCTGGCCCAATTCTCTTTGACCCTGCTTGCTTCTATGGCCATTCAGAATTTGAACTTGCAATTTCAATGATGTTTGGTGGCTTTAGTAGCTCCTTCTTTTCTGCTTATCACAATAAAATCCCCAAGGCTCCAGGCTTTGAAAAGCGTAATAAGCTTTATCAGCTATTTAACTTTATTAACCACTGGAATCATTTTGGGACACAATATCGGCGATCTACCCTTAATGTAATGAGGAAGCTTGTAAAGTGAACCTCCCAATGCTCTTCCTGCATAAGCAGATCTGTGTTTGATGTCAGAACATCAAATACGATGATTCAGAAATGAAAGGCAGCCACCTGGAAGTCTCCAAAAGTAATGATTAAGGTGGCATTTGTGCACATTTGATTCCTCACAAAATGCTTGCAGTGGTTTGTAATTTTTACATTCTGTAATTGTCAACTAGCATATTAATAACCACTTTGATAAGGTTAGGAGAACTGTGTAACATTAATATCAGTTGGAATGAATTATGTAACATTATAGCACACACCGTGTAAAAACATCTAATCCAGTTATGGTTAGATCTATAATTTAGTAATTAATGATAAGAGGCTGGAAAGCAATTCTTTAGCCTACACCATCTTGGCATTTTGAGATGATCACAGCAGTCCATATATTCCAGAAACTAGCTGTATAAACTATGCAGAACTGTTAAACCATTGAAATATTCATATTACCTGCTGTGCAAATAACAACCTTCCTTCACAAGAATCTGGGGGTCATCCACACTGTACGACTAATccaatttgaaaccactttaatggccttggctcaatgctacgaaATTCTGGgggttgttgttttacaaggtctttgcccttctctgccaaggagtgctggtgtttcatcatactacagcttccaggattccatagcattgagctgtggcaataaaagtggtgtcaagcagcattaattctacagtgtagacacacccaggGATGGCCCACTATAAGACGAGGGAGGTACACGATGGACAGAGTTGTCTTTGGGATGTGATCAGCTGTACAAACCTCCTCTGCACACATACATTTCCCTGCTGCCTTCAGGTGACTGGAGAATACAGTCTGGGTACCAATATGGAAATAAAATTCAGCTTTATAGTCAACTTTTCTCTGTAGAAGGAGAGAACGATTTGCCTCAGGCATCAAAATATTTTGGTCAATCCCTGAGAACATCATTGCACTGCACGAAAACCAGTTTTTAACATGTCTGTATTTCAGGTGCAGAGCTGGCTTTATGAACACTGCTTTTTAGGCCCTGCTTTATATACACACGCCTCAGCATGTATAGTTATTATTACAACCAACATGCACAGTGAATCTGTGAGTAAACCCTGTTAAACAAAGTAGTTGTTGTTTTGGGGTTATACATACAGTTGCATAAAAATACATGAGGTTTGTTGTGAAATTAGCTTTAACAGGGAAAATAAACCTGctatcttattatttatttttttagaaaactGTTTGAAATTAAACTTATTTCAAAGTTATTTCTTGTTTACATGCAATTAGCTTGAATAATGGTTAGTAACAGATGGAGATAGGTATGAAAGAAAGAATATTGCAAGAATGAGTGGTCTGAGTATTTTAGCTGTTTCCCAGACATTGACCATGGCTATCCAGTGTCAAATTTTCTATCTCTAGATAAGTCAATGACTTCATGAATTGGATATAGGTAATGTTCTATTCAAAAGAGAGTTTTAACCTAACTCTGGTAAGCAATGTGCTcctctagagcactgcttcttaaactgggtCCTAACCCCAAATGAGATTCCtttagctcaatattggggtcacaaaaattggtCATGGTAAAGGTTTTTGAACATTACCTCTTTGCACAGATCTGTCAGCAACAACATGcaacagtggactctgcagaaaatgcttcagctgtatgccacaaaaagggaaatcagcttgtttagcaaaccttgcaaatactGGTTTATTGTCAGTAAATGGTTTATTTTAGATCTATCcaatatacctatatactcaggGTCGCAAAATAATTCCTTAGGCGGAAAGTGATCACGAGTGgataaagtttaagaagccctgctctagatagtcttggactgcaactccaatgATCCCTCTATCACTAACTTGCCTGGGCTGGTGTAGGCTGCGTTTCAACATTatctgaaaggtcgcaggttcccACATTTGGGATGAGAAACAGAGAAACGTAGGACAAAAAGTAATTTGAGATTTAAGtcttttttgagatttttttttccgtgtcaggagcaacttgagtcacttctggagtgagagaattggccgtctgcactgGCCTTCTTCTAAGCTTGTTTAAAAAGCAAGATTAAGTATTGCATGTTACAAGTATTGTGATAAGCATTTCATGCGTTGTATACATTTGTAGTTAATAATGACTGAATCTGttggaagttttaaaaatgtatttcttctcAGTTAGCATTAATATTTTACCCATGATGtcaattttaaacatttaaagcatTCTTAGTTTAAAGGGTTAGTAAGCCTAAAAACTGGGATTGGAAGGTAATGGGAATGTGAGATTAGTCTTCATTTATGATAGGAAGATTAGTATTAATGTAGTCAACCCAGTGATCGGCTAAATATACTCATAGTGATATCGAATTTGAATGAAAGTTAACATGCTATATTTACTTTGTACGTAATATGAAATCCAAATAAA
Protein-coding sequences here:
- the fn3k gene encoding fructosamine-3-kinase isoform X1, which encodes MEKALKSGLKTNLLSAFGKSAGGGCISQGQAYETDTGPVFVKINDKAQARTMFEGEMASLIAIQQTNTVRVPNPIKVIDLPGGGAAFAMEYLKMKSLSKYSSKLGEQVADLHLYNQKLGEKLKKEENRVGAGLFAGLTEPRYVDKFGFHTVTCCGYISQVNEWQSDWPTFFVRHRLQAQMDLIERDYGDREARELWTQLKPKIPEMFCDLEIIPALIHGDLWAGNVAEDDSGPILFDPACFYGHSEFELAISMMFGGFSSSFFSAYHNKIPKAPGFEKRNKLYQLFNFINHWNHFGTQYRRSTLNVMRKLVK
- the fn3k gene encoding fructosamine-3-kinase isoform X4; translated protein: MFEGEMASLIAIQQTNTVRVPNPIKVIDLPGGGAAFAMEYLKMKSLSKYSSKLGEQVADLHLYNQKLGEKLKKEENRVGAGLFAGLTEPRYVDKFGFHTVTCCGYISQVNEWQSDWPTFFVRHRLQAQMDLIERDYGDREARELWTQLKPKIPEMFCDLEIIPALIHGDLWAGNVAEDDSGPILFDPACFYGHSEFELAISMMFGGFSSSFFSAYHNKIPKAPGFEKRNKLYQLFNFINHWNHFGTQYRRSTLNVMRKLVK
- the fn3k gene encoding fructosamine-3-kinase isoform X3; protein product: MEKALKSGLKTNLLSAFGKSAGGGCISQGQAYETDTGPVFVKINDKAQILFKAWRTSSRSSSLQPKTWGKIKERRKQSCLLYLTGAGLFAGLTEPRYVDKFGFHTVTCCGYISQVNEWQSDWPTFFVRHRLQAQMDLIERDYGDREARELWTQLKPKIPEMFCDLEIIPALIHGDLWAGNVAEDDSGPILFDPACFYGHSEFELAISMMFGGFSSSFFSAYHNKIPKAPGFEKRNKLYQLFNFINHWNHFGTQYRRSTLNVMRKLVK
- the fn3k gene encoding fructosamine-3-kinase isoform X2, whose product is MPAIDASETSRGMLLEHGQTARKTRSNPARTMFEGEMASLIAIQQTNTVRVPNPIKVIDLPGGGAAFAMEYLKMKSLSKYSSKLGEQVADLHLYNQKLGEKLKKEENRVGAGLFAGLTEPRYVDKFGFHTVTCCGYISQVNEWQSDWPTFFVRHRLQAQMDLIERDYGDREARELWTQLKPKIPEMFCDLEIIPALIHGDLWAGNVAEDDSGPILFDPACFYGHSEFELAISMMFGGFSSSFFSAYHNKIPKAPGFEKRNKLYQLFNFINHWNHFGTQYRRSTLNVMRKLVK